CCTCGTCGTCGCGGATCCGCACGCGTTCGAACCCGGCGTCGTGGCCGACCCACACGTCGCCGTTGCCGTCGACTTCCACGTCCAGCAGCGTGCCCTGGAGCAGCCCGGGCGTCGCGCTGTCGACCTTCGCCCGCAGCGAGCGCACCAGGGTCATGTCCAGCGTGTTGTCGTCGTACGACCGGTAGGAGAGCTGCGCCAGGCCGCTGCCGCCGCCGACCCAGATCGTCCCGTCCGCGCCGACGTCCACCGCGCGCGCGCTGGTGAGATCGAAGGCGCCCTCCGTCAACGTGGCCGGGGGCGTCCAGACGTCGTCGCCCGCGTCGTGCCAGGTCAGCGCCGCGTCGGCGCCGCCGATGCCGTTGACGTCCCAGAGCACCAGGCCCACGCCGGTCACCGCGAACCAGATGCGGTCGCGGCCGTCGACCACGGCGTCGAAGACGATGCCGCCGCCCAGGCCGGTGTTGTCGGTCGGCAGGCGGATCCAGGACGCCGGGTCCCGCCAGTGTTCGGGATCGACCAGCACGTCGACGCCGTCGCGGTCGCTCAGCAGCAGCACGGGACCGTCCGGGTGGTGCACGATCCGCACGATGCGGCGCGTCGACAGCGGCGACGTGTCGGGCGTCAGGTGGTCCATGTCGGGGATCCCGGGCCGGTAGCGGATCACGCCGGTCTGGAACTGCGTGAACCAGATCTCGCCGTCGGCGCGGGCCGTGAGCGCGAGCATGCCGCCGTCGAAATTGTAGAGCCCGACCGAATCCGCGGCCGTCGAGGCGAGGTTCGCGACCTGCGTCCAGACGCCGCCGTCGCGCCGCGCGATGCCGCCTCCCTGCCGCGAGCCGAACCAGGGCACGCCCGCGGCGTCGAAGGCGACGCCGTCCACGGAGGTGAACAGCAGCTCGTCCGTCTGGCTCGACGTCCAGCCGTCGCCGTCGCGGGCGGCGACGAAGGCGCGGGCCGCCTTCAGGTTCGCGGGCTCGGGACGCCGCAGGCCGGCGCACCAGAGACGGTCGGTGCCTTCGAGCGCGTGCACGTCGGCTTCGGGAGCGTCGACGGGTTGCCAGGCCGCGCCGTCCCAGCGCCGCAGGCGGTCGGCGACGCCGTCCGCCACGACCAGGGCCCAGGGCTCGGCGCCGACGTTGGCGAGGTCGGACACCGGCAGCGCGAGGTCGCCCAGGTGGGACCACGCGCCGGCGCTCCCGTCCCACGACCAGACGCCGTCGCCCGCGCTCGCCAGGAGCCCCAGCCCCGGGACGAGCCGCAGCGCGAACACGGCCTGTGGGCCGATGCCGGCGCTGGCGTCGCTCACCGCGTTGTTGCGCTGCAGCGACACGCCGCCGGCGGTCGCGATCCACAGGTCCCCGCCGTCCAGCAGCAGGTCCAGGATGATGTCGCTCACCAGGCCGGGCGTGTTCGCGGTGGTCATCACGCCGCCGGGCAGGCCGCTGCTGATCACGCCCACGCCGCCGTCCAGCAGACCGTAGTAGACGCGCTCGGCGCCGGCGGCCACGGCCGTGATCTCGAGGTCCGAGCCGAGGTTGGTCACCTGCCGGAACGCGGGGGCGAGCGGGTCGGGATCGACGCGGGTCAGGCCCGCGCCCTGGCAGGCCACCCACAGGTGGGTGCCGCTCCAGGCCAAGTCCACGACGCGGTCGCCAGCCAGTCCGTCGGCCGCCCCCCAGCGCCCGACGATCCCGCCGTCGGCGTTCATCACCAGCACGCCCCCTTCGGCGAGGCCGCCGAACAACCGGCCGTCGGCCGCCAGCAGGGCCACGCAGTCCTGGGCGCTCAGGACGGTTTCGAGGCGGACCGCCTGGGCGCCCGCCCGGGGCGCGACGGCGCCGGCGACGAGCAGCGCCGAGACGAAGAGCAGTGGCGCGAGCGCGCTCGCGGACCGGTGGATGCGCTTCACGGGTTCTCCTGTTCGGTGTTCCCACGTTCGAGCCGGGAAATCCCGGCCGGGTCGCGCAGGGTGCGTCG
The nucleotide sequence above comes from bacterium. Encoded proteins:
- a CDS encoding T9SS type A sorting domain-containing protein, with product MKRIHRSASALAPLLFVSALLVAGAVAPRAGAQAVRLETVLSAQDCVALLAADGRLFGGLAEGGVLVMNADGGIVGRWGAADGLAGDRVVDLAWSGTHLWVACQGAGLTRVDPDPLAPAFRQVTNLGSDLEITAVAAGAERVYYGLLDGGVGVISSGLPGGVMTTANTPGLVSDIILDLLLDGGDLWIATAGGVSLQRNNAVSDASAGIGPQAVFALRLVPGLGLLASAGDGVWSWDGSAGAWSHLGDLALPVSDLANVGAEPWALVVADGVADRLRRWDGAAWQPVDAPEADVHALEGTDRLWCAGLRRPEPANLKAARAFVAARDGDGWTSSQTDELLFTSVDGVAFDAAGVPWFGSRQGGGIARRDGGVWTQVANLASTAADSVGLYNFDGGMLALTARADGEIWFTQFQTGVIRYRPGIPDMDHLTPDTSPLSTRRIVRIVHHPDGPVLLLSDRDGVDVLVDPEHWRDPASWIRLPTDNTGLGGGIVFDAVVDGRDRIWFAVTGVGLVLWDVNGIGGADAALTWHDAGDDVWTPPATLTEGAFDLTSARAVDVGADGTIWVGGGSGLAQLSYRSYDDNTLDMTLVRSLRAKVDSATPGLLQGTLLDVEVDGNGDVWVGHDAGFERVRIRDDEVLVDPFTNAAEYASYGLSAYYTADIVAGTPQGPVRELTTDATGLRLLAGAAGGAVLVTIARDRVEGEGPLAPLFLYPNPLLVGEHAGLRLGGIDAETVATSLEISGGALVEIFTVDGQLVYRDRHVANDTVFWNGINLTGEAVAPGTYLARVELSGQVRVLPLALVH